GCTGCCGGGAGGTTCGGTCTCACGAGGAGCGAGGGAACTGGGCGGGAGGCGTGAACCAGGAGGCGGGCGAATGTTGCGAACGGTAGATCTGCTTCTAGGCGGTGGGACGGTGATCACGGTCGATCCTCAGCGGCGGATCTACCGGGACGGCGCCGTGGCGGTGAAGGGCTCGGAGATCGTGGCGGTCGGCAAGCGCGCGGACCTCGAGAAGCAGTTCGAGGCGCGCCAGGTGCGGGACTGCGAGGGCAAGCTCGTGATGCCCGGCCTTGTCAACGCCCACATCCACTTCTACCATACGATGCACCGGGGGCTTGCCCCTGAGGAGTTGGACGGGTGGCTCTGGTCCAACTACGTCCACGGCAAGATCGCCACGGTCCTCACCGCCGAGGACGAAATCTACGGGGGCCTGGTGGTGCTGCTGGAGGCCCTCAAGTGCGGGACCACCACGTTCCTCGAGGCCGGCTCCTACCACCCGGCCGCGGTGATCGAGGGCGTGAGCCGCATCGGCATGCGCGGCCTCATGGGGCGCCGCTCGTTCGACCAGGCGATCCTCGACCACGCCATGCTCATGGAGGACACGGAGACCTGCCTCAGGGAGAACGAGAAGTTCCTCAAGACCTGCCGCGACGGCTACGACGGGGGGCGCATCAAAGCCTGCGTCGACATCGTGGGGCTGGGCCGGTGCACGAACCGCCTGTACGTCGAGTCCAAGAAGATGGCCGACGAGTACGGGACGGTGCTCAACCTGCACCTGGCCGCCATGACCGAGGAGGTCACCGACACGCGCCTGCGGACGGGTTTCCGCCCGGTCGAGAACCTCTACCGCCTCGGCGTCCTCGGCCCCAACGTCGTCCTCGTTCACATGACCCACGTCACGGACCGGGAGATCCGGATGCTTGCCGAGACGCGCGCCAACGTCGTCCACTGCCCGTCGACCGCCGTGAAGCTCAACTACCAGCTCTCGTCCCGGGGGCGCTTCCCGGAGATGCTGGAGCACGGCGTCAACGTCGCGCTGGGCTCCGACGCCTCCGACTGCTCGAACTACGCCGACATGATCCGCACGATGTACCTGGCAGCCGTGCTCCCCAAGGACTACCGGAACGACACGGGCGTCATGTGCGCCGAGACGGCCATCGAGATGGCGACCATCAACGGCGCCCGGGCCATCGGCATGGAGCGTGAGATCGGCTCCCTCGAGCCCGGCAAGAGGGCCGATATCATCATTCTCGCCATGCGGCGACCCGAGTGGTGCCCGAACTACAGCCCGGTGCAGAACCTGGTCTACTCGGCCAGCGGCGACTCCGTCGAGACCGCCTACGTTCACGGGCGGCTCGTCATGGACGAGCGCCGGGTCCTCACCGTCGACGAGGGCGAGGTGCTGGACCGCTGCGCCGCCCTGGCCGAGCGCGTGCTGGCCCGGAGCGGCGTCGAGGTGCCGAGCCGCTGGTCGATCCTGTGACGAGCCGCCCGCCACCGGCTTGACGTGCCATCCCTCGGGCGCTATGCTCCTGTCGTCCCGCGTCCGGTTCACGCTTTTTGTTGTCCGTCATGAGAAGGAGGAGCCACTCATGGTCATCAGCGTGAGGCGTATCGTCAGCAGCGCCGTGATGCTAGCTTTCATCGCCCCGCTAGGCATCGTTCCGCTACCGGCGCGCGCGGTGGCGCAGGACTTCCCGACGAAGCCCGTGCGGGTGATCATCCCGTACCCGGCGGGAGGGGCCACCGACCTCACCTCGCGCGCCTTCGTCAGCGTGGCCGAGCAGTACCTCGGGCAGCCGATGATCGTCGTCATCCGCTCGGGCGGCGGCGGCGCGGTCGGCGCCGAGGCAGCGGCCAAGTCCCGGCCGGATGGCTACACGCTCTTCATCGGCGACCCGGCCACGCACATCATCCTGCCCCAGGTCCAAAAGGTCGCCTACAACCCGGCCGACTTCGTACCGATCGGCCAGCTCGTCTCGCTGCCTGCGGTGCTGAGCGTCCGCACCGAGGCGCCCTGGAAGACAGCCAGGGAGTTCATCGAGGACGCCAAGGCCAACCCAGGCAAGATCAAGCACAGCGCCGTCACCTTCTCGCCCGAGCACCTCATGTTCGAGGCGATGGGGGTGAAGTACAGGGCCAAATTCACGCACGTGCCCTCGACGGGCGGCGGGCCGGCGCTGGCCTCGCTGTTGGGCGGCCACGTCGACGCCAACGGGCTCTACCCGCCAGTGGTCTTCCCGCACATCCAGGCCGGCAAGCTCCGCGCCCTGGGGGTGGGCGGGCCGAAGCGCTGGCCGGCCTTCCCCGACACGCCGACCCTCAGGGAGCAGGGCTTCGACCTAGAGGCCCGGCTCTGGCTCGCCGTGTTCGCGCCGAAGGGGACACCCGAGCCCGTGCTCGCCAAGCTCCGCGACGCCGTCAAGAAGATCGCCGACGACACCTCGTTCAAGACGCTGATGAGCCGCATGGGCCAGCAGGTCGACTACCTCTCGGCCGAAGACCTGGCCAAGCAGTGGGCGGCTGACCAGGTGGCGCTGAAGGCGGTGATCGAGCAGATCGCGCGCTGACGGCGCAGGGTGGGGGCATGGACCGCTGGCTCGGCGCCGGGCTGGTTGCGGCCGCCCTGATACTTTATGTCTTCGTGCTCCCCGCCCAGATCGTGACCCCGCGGTTCCAGGTGGGGGGCGCGGTCGGCGGCCTGGCGGCGTCGCCGCTCTTCTTCCCGCGCTTCATCGCGGTGGTGCTGGGGCTGCTGGGCGCGCTCATCTTCCTCCGCGGTCGCACGCGGGCCCAGACGCTCCGGGCCGGCGAGGGCTTCACCTTCGGGCGCGAGGCGGCAGTGCGGGTGGCCGGGGCCGCCCTGATCCTCGTCCTCTACCTCGCGCTCCTGGACACGGTCGGCTATCTGCTGCTCACGCCTGTCACGCTCGCCGCGCTCATCGTCTTCCTCGGCTTCCGCCGCTGGCCCGTCCTCGTCCCCGTGGCTGTCCTCACTCCCATCGTCGTGTACTACGGGTTCCGGTGGGGGATGAAGATCCTCCTGCCTGAGGGTCTCCTGGACTGATGCTCGAGCAACTCCAGCAGGCGGCGGCGGTCGTCTTCCGCTGGGACGCGCTCCTCATGATCGTCGTCGGCAACGTCCTCGGGATGGTCGTGGGCGCGCTGCCCGGCCTGACGGTCACAATGGCCATGGCCATCTTCTCGCCGCTCACCTTCTTCATGCCGCCCCTGGTGGGCATCCCCTTCCTGCTCGGCCTCTACAAGGGCGGCACCTACGGGGGCTCGATCTCGGCGATCCTCATCGGGACGCCGGGCACGGCCTCCAACGCGGCGACGCTGATGGACGGCTACCCGATGGCCCAGCAGGGCCGCGCGGGCAAGGCACTCCAGGCGTCGATCTACGCCTCGACCGTCGGCGACATGTTCAGCAACGTCACGCTGGTCCTGGCTGCCGGACCGCTCGCCCTGGTCGCGCTGAGATTCGGCCCCCCCGAGTTCTTTGCGCTGATCCTCTTCTCCATGACCGTGATCGCGAGTCTGGCCGGCCGCTCGCTGGCCAAATGCCTGGTCTCGGCCTCGCTCGGCGTACTGGTAGCCCTGGTCGGCATTGATCCCGTCT
This sequence is a window from Candidatus Rokuibacteriota bacterium. Protein-coding genes within it:
- a CDS encoding amidohydrolase, whose product is MLRTVDLLLGGGTVITVDPQRRIYRDGAVAVKGSEIVAVGKRADLEKQFEARQVRDCEGKLVMPGLVNAHIHFYHTMHRGLAPEELDGWLWSNYVHGKIATVLTAEDEIYGGLVVLLEALKCGTTTFLEAGSYHPAAVIEGVSRIGMRGLMGRRSFDQAILDHAMLMEDTETCLRENEKFLKTCRDGYDGGRIKACVDIVGLGRCTNRLYVESKKMADEYGTVLNLHLAAMTEEVTDTRLRTGFRPVENLYRLGVLGPNVVLVHMTHVTDREIRMLAETRANVVHCPSTAVKLNYQLSSRGRFPEMLEHGVNVALGSDASDCSNYADMIRTMYLAAVLPKDYRNDTGVMCAETAIEMATINGARAIGMEREIGSLEPGKRADIIILAMRRPEWCPNYSPVQNLVYSASGDSVETAYVHGRLVMDERRVLTVDEGEVLDRCAALAERVLARSGVEVPSRWSIL
- a CDS encoding tripartite tricarboxylate transporter substrate binding protein — translated: MVISVRRIVSSAVMLAFIAPLGIVPLPARAVAQDFPTKPVRVIIPYPAGGATDLTSRAFVSVAEQYLGQPMIVVIRSGGGGAVGAEAAAKSRPDGYTLFIGDPATHIILPQVQKVAYNPADFVPIGQLVSLPAVLSVRTEAPWKTAREFIEDAKANPGKIKHSAVTFSPEHLMFEAMGVKYRAKFTHVPSTGGGPALASLLGGHVDANGLYPPVVFPHIQAGKLRALGVGGPKRWPAFPDTPTLREQGFDLEARLWLAVFAPKGTPEPVLAKLRDAVKKIADDTSFKTLMSRMGQQVDYLSAEDLAKQWAADQVALKAVIEQIAR
- a CDS encoding tripartite tricarboxylate transporter TctB family protein encodes the protein MDRWLGAGLVAAALILYVFVLPAQIVTPRFQVGGAVGGLAASPLFFPRFIAVVLGLLGALIFLRGRTRAQTLRAGEGFTFGREAAVRVAGAALILVLYLALLDTVGYLLLTPVTLAALIVFLGFRRWPVLVPVAVLTPIVVYYGFRWGMKILLPEGLLD